One part of the Rutidosis leptorrhynchoides isolate AG116_Rl617_1_P2 chromosome 1, CSIRO_AGI_Rlap_v1, whole genome shotgun sequence genome encodes these proteins:
- the LOC139886319 gene encoding uncharacterized protein — MMELKSGLSAFVTGGASGIGKALCIALAQKGIYVTVVDFSEERGKEVAALLQKQNIKSQSGLKVPSAIFVKCDASNKGEVAAAFEKHVEVYGGLDICINCAGIATSVPFFKDQTDGSRSWRHAINVNLVAVIDCTHRAIKIMESANKPGVIINLSSSAGLYPMISDPIYSASKGGVAMFTRSLTPYKRKGIRVNALCPEFIRTDMGEKIPPRLIDIMGGYIPMDTLIQGAFELITDESKAGACLWITNRRGLEYWPTPAEEAKYLLPSSKMRKRISSTVPITTAVQIPRSFEKVIVHTLSHDFRSATSIIRAPLKLPIESGHVLLKIIYAGVNASDVNFSSGSYFSGSKEEIRSRLPFNAGFEGVGLIAAVGDGVKNLKVGTPAAIMTFGAYAEFVMVPSKHILPVARPDPEVVAMLTSGLTASISLEKAAQMESGKTVLVTAAAGGTGQFAVQLAKLAGNKVVATCGGKDKAMLLRDLGVDRVIDYKQETIKNVLKKEFPKGVDIVYESVGGDMFDLCFNALAVYGRMVVIGMISQYQGDDGWKPRNYTGLCEKLLAKSQTVAGFFLPQYAHLWQQHLDNLVHLFSVGKLKVAVEPKSFVGVQSVADAVEYLHSGKSVGKVVVCIDPSFSQQSAKL; from the exons ATGATGGAACTAAAGTCTGGCCTCTCAGCTTTTGTTACTGGTGGTGCTTCTGGAATTG GTAAAGCTCTTTGTATAGCTCTTGCGCAAAAGGGTATATATGTTACGGTTGTTGATTTTTCTGAAGAGAGGGGAAAGGAAGTTGCAGCACTTTTACAAAAACAAAATATCAAGTCTCAATCCGGATTAAAAGTTCCATCTGCTATCTTTGTAAAATGTGATGCAAGTAATAAAG GAGAAGTGGCTGCTGCATTTGAAAAGCATGTGGAGGTTTACGGGGGTTTGGATATTTGTATCAACTGTGCCGGTATTGCAACTTCTGTGCCATTCTTTAAGGACCAAACCGATGGTTCACGCTCGTGGAGGCATGCGATTAACGTGAATCTTGTTGCAGTTATCGATTGCACCCATAGGGCG ATCAAGATAATGGAGTCTGCAAATAAACCTGGTGTGATCATTAATTTGAGTTCGTCAGCAGGACTATACCCAATGATCAGTGACCCTATCTATTCTGCCTCCAaag GGGGTGTGGCTATGTTTACCAGATCGCTTACTCCCTACAAGCGCAAAGGTATTCGTGTAAACGCGCTTTGCCCTGAG TTTATTCGAACCGATATGGGTGAAAAAATACCTCCACGATTGATTGATATAATGGGAGGTTATATTCCTATGGATACTTTGATACAAG GTGCGTTTGAGCTTATAACCGACGAGAGTAAAGCGGGAGCGTGTTTATGGATTACTAATCGAAGAGGTTTGGAATATTGGCCGACTCCAGCTGAAGAAGCAAAGTATTTGTTACCGTCTTCGAAAATGAGGAAAAGAATTTCATCAACGGTCCCTATTACTACTGCTGTTCAGATCCCTCGGAGCTTTGAGAAAGT AATTGTTCACACCCTGAGCCACGATTTTAGGAGTGCTACAAGTATTATTCGTGCACCGCTAAAATTACCGATTGAATCTGGTCATGTCCTCTTGAAGATCATATATGCCGGTGTCAATGCAAGTGAT GTAAATTTCAGTTCTGGTAGTTATTTCAGTGGAAGCAAAGAAGAAATCAGATCTCGGTTGCCATTTAATGCTGGGTTTGAG GGTGTAGGATTAATTGCTGCAGTTGGTGATGGGGTTAAAAACCTAAAAGTTGGTACTCCTGCAGCAATCATGACCTTTGGAGCTTATGCTGAATTTGTCATG GTACCCTCAAAACACATTCTACCTGTTGCAAGACCAGACCCTGAAGTTGTTGCCATGCTTACTTCTGGACTTACAGCATCAATCTCTCTAGAAAAA GCAGCACAAATGGAATCTGGAAAGACCGTTCTTGTGACTGCTGCTGCAGGAGGAACTGGGCAATTTGCAGTTCAG CTTGCAAAATTAGCTGGAAACAAAGTGGTTGCAACTTGTGGAGGTAAAGATAAGGCTATGCTGCTACGAGATTTGGGAGTTGATCGAGTCATCGACTATAAACAGGAAACTATAAAAAAT GTTCTTAAGAAGGAATTCCCGAAAGGCGTTGATATCGTTTATGAATCTGTTGGTGGCGACATGTTTGATTTATGTTTCAACGCGTTAGCGGTTTATGGACGAATGGTTGTGATTGGAATGATCTCACAG TATCAGGGAGATGATGGATGGAAACCACGAAACTATACCGGCCTATGCGAGAAACTCCTAGCAAAAAGCCAAACTGTG GCTGGATTTTTTCTCCCACAATATGCTCATTTATGGCAACAACATCTCGATAATCTGGTTCATCTCTTTTCAGTGGGAAAGCTAAAG GTTGCTGTAGAACCTAAAAGCTTTGTGGGCGTTCAGTCTGTTGCTGATGCAGTTGAATATCTCCATTCTGGTAAAAGCGTTGGCAAG GTGGTTGTTTGTATCGACCCGAGTTTCAGTCAGCAGTCGGCTAAGCTTTAA
- the LOC139886318 gene encoding probable carboxylesterase 12: protein MASVIPSKYMSTSPDFPVHFHGWLRIDKDGRCERFTGNQIEPPGTDLSTGVQSKDVVISLKSNVFVRVYIPKNTVHTNYKLPTLIYYHGGGFLVESAASIVYHRMLSLITAECHVVAVSVNYRLAPEHLIPIPYEDSWEAIRWVATHGNGNGPESWLNDHADLQNVFFAGDSAGANIAHNMGIRVGMDPVNDIKLKGVILIHPFLGGNDPIGREGQDEKHRQHKEFMDAMWKLANPSGVVSDDPLFNPGLDPRISSFGCCKILVCVGEKDKLRSRGLNYKKVMERSGWKGKIEVMESEREGHVFFLSNASSATACILRTRICTFINPIRSKA from the coding sequence atggctTCTGTTATCCCCTCAAAATACATGTCAACCTCCCCAGATTTTCCAGTTCATTTTCATGGTTGGTTGCGAATAGACAAAGACGGTCGATGTGAAAGATTCACCGGAAATCAAATCGAGCCTCCTGGAACTGATTTATCAACCGGTGTCCAATCAAAAGACGTCGTTATCTCGCTTAAATCCAATGTTTTTGTTAGAGTTTACATTCCCAAAAATACTGTTCACACCAATTACAAACTCCCTACTTTGATTTACTATCATGGAGGTGGTTTTTTGGTTGAATCCGCAGCCTCGATCGTTTATCACCGGATGCTTAGCTTAATCACAGCAGAATGCCACGTGGTTGCTGTGTCCGTAAACTACAGGTTAGCCCCTGAGCATCTCATCCCTATTCCATACGAGGACTCGTGGGAAGCGATCAGGTGGGTGGCAACCCATGGGAATGGAAATGGTCCCGAGTCTTGGTTAAATGATCACGCTGATCTTCAGAATGTGTTCTTTGCCGGAGACAGTGCAGGGGCTAATATAGCTCACAACATGGGTATACGGGTCGGGATGGACCCGGTTAATGATATTAAACTGAAGGGTGTGATCCTGATCCATCCATTTTTAGGAGGAAATGACCCGATTGGACGTGAGGGTCAAGATGAGAAACATCGACAGCACAAAGAGTTTATGGATGCGATGTGGAAGTTGGCGAATCCATCGGGAGTTGTGTCAGATGACCCGTTGTTTAATCCGGGGCTTGACCCGCGGATATCGAGTTTTGGGTGCTGTAAGATACTTGTATGTGTGGGTGAGAAGGATAAATTGAGGAGTAGGGGTTTGAATTACAAGAAAGTGATGGAAAGAAGTGGATGGAAAGGAAAAATAGAGGTTATGGAGAGTGAAAGGGAGGGTCATGTCTTCTTTTTGTCTAATGCTTCAAGTGCAACTGCTTGTATATTACGCACTAGAATTTGTACTTTTATAAATCCGATACGTAGTAAAGCTTGA